One genomic segment of Vagococcus intermedius includes these proteins:
- the aroC gene encoding chorismate synthase — MRFLTAGESHGPELTAIIEGLPAGLPLSIDDIDKELARRQVGYGRGGRMLIEKDRVKITSGLRHGLTLGSPLTLVIENKDWKNWQSVMSQTEISEKEKKKRKVTRPRPGHADLVGGIKYGHQDLRNVLERSSARETAMRVAIGAVSKVLLQALDISVASHVLEIGGVRATLPKNLAMSQIKDQSEASDVRCLDAVAAIKMREIIDLAKKEGNTVGGVVEVVVGDVPVGLGSYTHWDQKLDGKIAKAMMSINAFKGVEFGVGFDAARLPGSEVMDEITWSDLVGYRRESNHLGGFEGGMTNGMPVVVRGVMKPIPTLYKPLASVDIETKETYKASVERSDSCAVPAASVIAEAVVATEIANALLNKFDSDSFGRLKKELSEYREYTRQF; from the coding sequence ATGAGATTTTTAACAGCAGGGGAATCACATGGACCAGAGTTAACAGCTATCATCGAGGGATTACCAGCAGGGTTACCTTTAAGTATTGATGATATTGATAAAGAGCTAGCACGTAGACAAGTAGGTTATGGTCGTGGTGGTCGAATGTTGATTGAGAAAGATAGAGTTAAAATTACATCAGGTTTACGTCATGGTTTGACTTTAGGGTCACCTTTAACCTTAGTAATTGAAAATAAAGATTGGAAAAACTGGCAATCTGTGATGTCCCAAACTGAAATTTCTGAAAAGGAAAAAAAGAAAAGAAAAGTAACGCGCCCGCGTCCTGGTCATGCTGATTTAGTAGGTGGAATTAAATATGGTCATCAAGATTTACGAAATGTACTGGAGCGATCATCAGCTAGAGAAACAGCTATGCGAGTAGCTATCGGGGCAGTATCAAAAGTATTGTTACAAGCATTAGATATCTCAGTGGCCAGTCATGTTCTTGAAATCGGAGGGGTCAGAGCAACGTTACCTAAAAATTTAGCCATGTCACAGATTAAAGATCAATCTGAGGCATCTGATGTTCGATGTTTAGATGCTGTTGCAGCAATTAAAATGCGTGAAATTATTGATTTGGCTAAAAAAGAGGGCAATACAGTTGGTGGCGTAGTAGAGGTAGTTGTAGGTGATGTTCCAGTTGGTTTAGGTAGTTATACCCATTGGGATCAAAAACTGGATGGTAAGATTGCGAAAGCGATGATGAGTATCAATGCCTTTAAAGGGGTTGAATTTGGTGTCGGCTTCGATGCAGCTCGTTTGCCAGGGAGTGAAGTTATGGATGAAATAACTTGGTCTGATCTAGTCGGTTATCGTCGTGAAAGCAATCACTTAGGAGGATTTGAAGGAGGGATGACCAATGGTATGCCAGTGGTTGTTCGTGGTGTGATGAAGCCTATTCCAACTTTGTATAAACCATTGGCTAGCGTTGACATTGAAACAAAAGAAACATATAAAGCAAGTGTTGAACGCTCTGACAGTTGTGCAGTTCCAGCTGCTAGTGTTATTGCTGAAGCTGTTGTAGCAACAGAAATAGCCAATGCTTTATTGAATAAATTTGATAGTGATTCGTTCGGGCGTTTGAAAAAAGAATTAAGTGAGTATCGAGAATATACTCGTCAATTTTAA
- a CDS encoding D-alanyl-D-alanine carboxypeptidase family protein, with amino-acid sequence MKKKSFIIRTMVLVAFIALFIKPMISLAQDDVMTLTREAGYEIDDSFRPKASIIIEAEEGQILWGDNIDTPLSIASITKVMTAYLAFEAIEKGAFTLETLVPVDQTIVDISNIYSLSNNKMVLGVDYSIADILTLMLIPSSNAATVMMSNFISNNDEAAFIDLMNETAQKLGMKNTTYYNSSGATAASFEGHYSPKGYDPDGDNLSTPRDLAILTYHFLKKYPEVLEFTKNPTVTVLPGTEYEETFETYVFSVEGAKYGIKGMDGLKTGSSPSAGFGYIGTAKRNETRLIEVVLGVGSWENQDGEEMRHPIGNALIEKAFKDYDYKQIVDKGDELTLPQQVKVLEPLVGLVEKGNKPEFELEGTQLSLKSNRESVIANRKEKAVPVELVSKKKKEKSEAKSIKKSETKDHDQPQKLESSSFYKLKTIALSLLSFLLFLLFMVLANFIGKKKKPGAKTIFFIGIFALLACLYFMVKAILL; translated from the coding sequence TTGAAAAAGAAAAGTTTTATTATAAGGACTATGGTGTTAGTAGCTTTTATCGCATTATTTATAAAGCCGATGATAAGTTTAGCGCAAGACGATGTTATGACTCTCACGCGTGAAGCTGGATATGAAATTGATGATAGTTTCCGACCCAAGGCCTCAATAATAATTGAGGCAGAGGAAGGTCAAATATTGTGGGGAGATAATATTGATACGCCTTTAAGTATTGCAAGTATAACCAAAGTGATGACCGCCTATTTAGCATTTGAAGCGATTGAAAAAGGTGCGTTCACTTTAGAAACACTGGTACCAGTAGATCAAACAATTGTTGATATTAGTAATATATATAGTTTAAGTAATAATAAAATGGTCTTAGGTGTCGACTATAGCATTGCAGATATTTTAACGTTGATGTTAATTCCATCTTCGAATGCTGCGACGGTGATGATGTCTAATTTCATTTCTAATAATGATGAAGCAGCTTTTATTGATTTGATGAATGAGACAGCTCAGAAATTGGGAATGAAAAATACCACCTATTATAATTCATCTGGTGCAACTGCGGCCTCTTTTGAAGGACATTATTCCCCAAAGGGGTACGATCCTGATGGAGACAATTTGTCGACACCGAGAGATTTAGCTATTTTAACGTATCATTTTTTAAAAAAATATCCTGAAGTGTTAGAGTTTACGAAAAATCCAACAGTTACAGTATTGCCTGGAACAGAGTATGAAGAAACCTTTGAGACTTATGTGTTTTCGGTAGAAGGCGCTAAGTATGGTATTAAGGGGATGGATGGTTTAAAAACAGGCTCAAGTCCTTCAGCAGGCTTTGGTTACATTGGGACCGCTAAGCGTAATGAGACGCGTTTAATTGAAGTTGTTTTAGGAGTAGGCTCTTGGGAAAATCAAGATGGTGAGGAAATGAGGCATCCTATCGGGAACGCCTTGATTGAAAAGGCATTTAAGGATTATGATTATAAACAGATAGTAGATAAAGGTGATGAACTTACCTTACCACAACAAGTAAAAGTATTAGAGCCACTTGTTGGTTTAGTCGAAAAAGGCAACAAACCAGAATTTGAGTTAGAAGGAACGCAGTTAAGCCTTAAATCAAATCGTGAGTCTGTTATAGCAAATAGAAAAGAAAAAGCTGTGCCAGTTGAGTTAGTATCTAAGAAAAAAAAGGAAAAAAGTGAGGCTAAAAGCATAAAAAAAAGTGAAACAAAAGATCACGACCAGCCTCAAAAATTAGAAAGTAGCTCATTTTATAAACTTAAAACGATTGCCTTATCACTATTATCATTCTTATTATTTTTATTGTTTATGGTTTTAGCGAATTTTATCGGTAAGAAAAAGAAACCGGGTGCTAAAACAATTTTCTTTATTGGTATTTTCGCTCTGTTAGCATGTTTATATTTTATGGTGAAGGCTATCTTATTATAA
- the aroE gene encoding shikimate dehydrogenase yields the protein MGNPLMITGHTRLAAVLASPISHSLSPLIHNTAFELLGIDAVYLAFDITADQLEEAFAAVKLFNLLGCNLSMPNKLRGFELVDEHSLEAKLIGSINTVVQKNGCLTGYNTDGIGFINNLKAEGVEVARKKIIVFGAGGAGLAIIVQAALEGAEELIVVTRDSNKIKSLVNKLREIQGSTACTLKRISLADSEKVFEAMSDSDILINTTSVGMEGNNVKEFLPNYDALHDRTIVVDIVYQPLETPLLSAARNKGCRTINGVGMLIHQAAVAFNLWTGKEMPINKVKEVLEFQGKC from the coding sequence ATGGGAAATCCACTAATGATTACCGGTCACACACGGTTAGCAGCAGTTTTGGCAAGTCCAATTAGTCATAGTTTATCTCCGTTAATTCACAATACTGCTTTTGAGCTATTAGGTATTGATGCTGTCTATTTAGCTTTTGATATAACAGCAGATCAATTAGAGGAGGCGTTTGCCGCTGTGAAGCTATTTAATTTATTGGGGTGTAATTTATCGATGCCAAATAAACTAAGAGGCTTTGAGTTAGTCGACGAACACTCCTTAGAGGCAAAATTAATCGGATCAATTAACACAGTCGTACAGAAAAATGGCTGCTTAACTGGCTATAACACTGATGGGATTGGTTTTATCAATAACTTAAAAGCTGAAGGTGTTGAGGTAGCTAGAAAAAAAATAATTGTCTTTGGAGCTGGTGGTGCCGGTTTAGCAATCATCGTTCAAGCCGCTTTAGAGGGGGCAGAAGAGCTCATTGTAGTGACGAGAGATTCTAATAAGATCAAAAGTTTAGTTAATAAATTACGAGAAATTCAAGGAAGTACTGCCTGTACTTTAAAGCGTATCTCCTTAGCAGACTCTGAAAAAGTTTTTGAAGCCATGTCAGACAGTGATATTTTAATTAATACCACGAGCGTAGGTATGGAAGGAAATAACGTCAAAGAATTTTTACCAAACTATGATGCCTTACATGATCGTACTATCGTAGTGGATATTGTTTATCAACCGCTTGAAACGCCATTATTATCAGCTGCTAGGAATAAAGGTTGCCGAACAATTAATGGCGTAGGTATGTTGATTCATCAAGCAGCTGTGGCTTTTAACTTGTGGACTGGAAAAGAGATGCCAATTAATAAAGTTAAAGAAGTATTAGAATTTCAGGGGAAATGTTAG
- a CDS encoding D-alanyl-D-alanine carboxypeptidase, whose protein sequence is MGKSKVMVALVIISMLSSFASPLLGYAVEEPFVNVTGVEETSRENPEEIAQKQTGKKEARETQDIMQISAAYGYPANDFYRPAASMVIEADTGDIVWSDQPDLEHEIASITKLMSVYLIFEAISQKKITLDTSLTVSDKIAEIANISSLSNNRLIAGTNYKVSDLLSIILMASSNAATVMLTNFLVDDNEGKFVEMMNTKAKELGMNRTNFYNSSGATASAFNGLYNPEGFDAMSENTSTVHDLALLTYHLLKEYPEILEYTKKPVVTVMAGTEMEETFSTYVYSVEGSLFSLEGTDGLKTGSSPTAGFGHVGTTKRGNPRMIEVFLGVGDWTDPQSELVRFGIGNALMEKMFDDFSVKKVLKKGVRKINGKKIVLEKDLSGFVRTDKKPEFEFKGNQVVLKPEFKKISKGLKQPSVTYKKFLTAAQKAEIEHQRKVNKRIGQYIVPLLLLLVSAVFLTLAKIFQQKERSEAIACFMLGTLILAITLILTAYTLVTGQPFLYL, encoded by the coding sequence ATGGGAAAAAGTAAGGTTATGGTGGCTTTAGTAATAATTAGTATGTTGAGTAGTTTTGCAAGCCCTTTATTAGGCTATGCTGTTGAAGAACCATTTGTAAATGTAACAGGAGTAGAAGAGACTTCTAGAGAAAATCCTGAAGAGATTGCTCAAAAGCAAACGGGAAAAAAAGAAGCCAGAGAGACACAAGATATTATGCAAATTTCAGCGGCATACGGTTATCCAGCTAATGATTTTTATCGACCAGCCGCATCAATGGTTATTGAAGCTGATACAGGTGATATTGTATGGTCAGATCAACCAGATTTGGAGCATGAAATAGCAAGTATCACAAAATTGATGTCAGTTTATTTGATATTTGAGGCAATATCTCAGAAGAAAATCACCTTAGATACGAGTTTAACTGTATCTGATAAAATTGCTGAGATTGCTAACATTAGTTCATTAAGTAATAATCGTTTGATAGCAGGTACAAACTATAAAGTATCCGATTTGTTATCAATTATTTTAATGGCATCATCTAATGCAGCAACTGTTATGCTAACTAATTTTTTGGTTGATGATAACGAAGGAAAATTTGTTGAGATGATGAATACAAAAGCAAAAGAATTAGGAATGAACCGGACAAATTTTTATAATTCATCAGGAGCCACAGCTAGTGCTTTTAATGGTTTGTACAATCCAGAAGGCTTTGATGCAATGAGTGAAAATACCTCGACTGTACATGACCTAGCTCTTTTAACATATCATTTGTTGAAAGAATATCCAGAAATTTTAGAATATACAAAAAAACCAGTTGTGACAGTTATGGCAGGAACAGAGATGGAAGAAACTTTTAGTACCTATGTCTATTCTGTTGAGGGATCATTATTCAGTTTGGAAGGGACAGATGGTTTAAAAACTGGCTCTAGTCCTACAGCAGGATTTGGACATGTGGGGACAACTAAGCGAGGAAACCCTAGGATGATAGAGGTGTTTTTAGGAGTTGGTGACTGGACAGACCCTCAATCAGAGCTAGTCAGATTTGGTATAGGAAATGCTTTGATGGAAAAAATGTTTGACGACTTCAGTGTTAAAAAAGTGTTAAAAAAAGGGGTTAGAAAAATTAACGGGAAAAAAATCGTCCTTGAAAAAGATTTGTCGGGCTTTGTCAGAACGGATAAAAAGCCAGAGTTTGAGTTTAAAGGAAATCAAGTGGTGCTCAAACCAGAATTCAAAAAAATAAGTAAGGGTTTAAAACAACCTAGTGTCACGTATAAAAAATTTTTAACAGCGGCACAGAAAGCAGAAATTGAGCATCAACGGAAAGTAAATAAAAGAATTGGTCAGTATATCGTCCCACTTCTTTTATTATTAGTAAGTGCTGTTTTTCTTACACTAGCAAAAATTTTCCAGCAAAAAGAACGTTCGGAGGCGATTGCCTGCTTTATGTTAGGAACATTGATTCTTGCCATAACGTTGATATTAACAGCTTATACATTAGTAACAGGACAACCATTTCTTTACTTATAA
- the abc-f gene encoding ribosomal protection-like ABC-F family protein: MTKLIELTNIVLGYQVDMLEVGKVSIHKGDIIGIVGENGTGKSMLLKLLARELSTKAYTGSANYYLESNRIAYLEQETEEFYESKQTYFKGTNLSNSWRQSKEYRVLSGGEKIKKRLLACLSEESKLLLLDEPTNHLDEKSVEDLIKSLKNYGGTMVIVSHDRYFLDQLTTKIWSLEDKQLKNYIGNYTQFTEQREHDRKRQAKVYDKQVKETKEVEREMKQLYNWSNKAHAQSTKQEFPKEFYRSKAKRMDNQRKSVKKRLENKLAKQGIESLPVEHEIKFELDTNQIKKGPAFLIENFKLMQEDQLLANNINVNLMFGERVAIVGENGAGKSTFIKAILKDSSIWRSDFADIGYLSQDVFDFPDGYTISDYLDVSRQDLSQSLTWLIQLGFNRQQWDQLIKELSMGERIKLKLLKFMISKKNVLLLDEPTNHLDIKTRETLEKVLSRYNGTLLVVSHDRYFREKITNKTWEIKNKAVMEVKDELPNQMPPLEKNRLVLELKRDELLGILSSNDSTSLAYQQANEEFNQILKMLQN, translated from the coding sequence ATGACAAAATTAATAGAATTAACTAATATTGTATTAGGATATCAGGTAGATATGTTAGAGGTAGGCAAAGTAAGTATTCATAAGGGAGATATTATTGGTATAGTTGGTGAAAACGGTACTGGAAAAAGTATGTTATTAAAGTTGTTGGCAAGGGAACTTTCAACAAAAGCATATACCGGTTCAGCCAATTATTACTTAGAATCGAATAGAATAGCTTATTTAGAACAGGAAACAGAAGAGTTTTATGAATCAAAACAGACTTATTTTAAAGGGACTAATCTAAGCAATAGTTGGAGGCAATCAAAAGAGTATCGTGTCTTAAGCGGGGGAGAAAAAATTAAAAAAAGGCTCTTGGCCTGTTTGAGCGAGGAGAGTAAGTTGTTACTATTAGATGAACCAACTAATCACCTGGATGAAAAAAGTGTAGAGGACCTAATAAAGTCACTGAAAAATTATGGTGGAACAATGGTTATTGTTTCACATGATCGTTATTTTTTAGATCAATTAACTACAAAAATTTGGTCATTAGAAGACAAACAATTAAAAAACTATATCGGTAATTATACCCAGTTTACTGAACAACGAGAACATGATCGAAAAAGGCAAGCGAAGGTTTATGATAAACAAGTAAAAGAAACAAAAGAAGTAGAACGAGAGATGAAACAGCTATATAATTGGTCTAATAAAGCACATGCTCAGTCAACAAAACAGGAATTTCCAAAAGAGTTTTATCGTTCTAAAGCTAAGCGTATGGATAACCAGAGAAAATCTGTTAAAAAAAGGCTAGAGAATAAGTTAGCCAAACAAGGCATTGAATCACTGCCAGTAGAACATGAGATAAAATTTGAACTAGATACAAATCAAATAAAAAAAGGACCGGCTTTTTTAATAGAGAATTTTAAATTAATGCAAGAGGACCAATTATTGGCAAATAATATTAATGTTAATCTTATGTTTGGTGAACGTGTTGCGATTGTTGGGGAAAATGGGGCAGGTAAGAGTACTTTTATAAAAGCGATACTTAAAGACAGTAGCATTTGGAGGTCGGATTTTGCTGATATTGGCTACTTAAGTCAAGATGTTTTTGATTTTCCTGATGGGTATACCATTTCTGATTATTTAGACGTATCACGTCAAGATTTAAGTCAAAGTTTAACGTGGCTAATTCAATTAGGTTTTAATCGACAACAATGGGATCAGTTAATTAAAGAGTTAAGTATGGGAGAACGTATTAAATTAAAATTATTAAAATTTATGATTTCTAAAAAGAATGTTTTATTGTTAGATGAACCTACTAATCATTTAGATATTAAAACCAGAGAGACGTTGGAAAAAGTATTGAGTCGCTATAATGGTACCTTACTTGTAGTGTCTCATGATCGTTATTTTAGAGAGAAAATTACAAATAAAACATGGGAGATTAAGAATAAGGCAGTAATGGAAGTTAAGGATGAACTTCCTAATCAGATGCCTCCTCTTGAGAAAAACCGGCTAGTTTTAGAATTAAAACGTGACGAATTATTAGGGATTCTGTCTAGTAATGATTCAACCTCACTAGCTTATCAACAAGCAAACGAAGAGTTTAATCAGATTTTAAAAATGTTACAAAATTAA
- the aroF gene encoding 3-deoxy-7-phosphoheptulonate synthase, with product MIVKMNRNATPQTGQAVLNLLKSTTFQIKESYGKETIFGVVNGQIDRIKILLQEYLEQVEIHELTSSYKYTSREFHPSDTLVKVDDVVIGGNDFITMAGPCSIESLDQIMECARIAKAGGAKILRGGAFKPRTSPYAFQGLGEEGLKYMRQASDAYGLKMITEVMDEANLELVCHYTDIIQIGARNMQNFRLLEAIGKTQKPVALKRGISGTIDEWLHAAEYIASQGNLNIIFVERGIRTYETATRNTLDLSAVPIIQKLSHFPIIVDPSHGVGVWEYIPPMAVASVATGASGMIVEIHPTPEQAWSDGPQSLKEDTYLKMMRQVDVMVEAMQKIREIE from the coding sequence ATGATTGTCAAGATGAACAGAAATGCCACACCTCAAACGGGTCAAGCTGTATTAAATTTATTAAAATCAACGACCTTTCAAATTAAAGAAAGTTATGGAAAAGAGACAATATTTGGAGTCGTTAACGGTCAAATCGATAGAATAAAAATTTTATTACAAGAGTATTTGGAACAAGTAGAAATTCATGAATTGACCAGTAGTTATAAGTATACTAGTCGCGAATTCCATCCAAGTGATACTTTAGTAAAAGTTGACGATGTAGTGATTGGTGGAAATGATTTTATAACCATGGCAGGACCATGTTCCATAGAAAGTTTAGACCAAATTATGGAATGTGCGCGTATTGCTAAAGCTGGGGGTGCGAAAATCCTTAGGGGTGGGGCTTTTAAACCAAGAACGTCTCCCTATGCTTTTCAAGGTTTAGGTGAAGAAGGTTTAAAATATATGCGACAAGCCTCAGATGCTTACGGCTTAAAAATGATTACTGAAGTAATGGATGAAGCAAATTTAGAATTGGTTTGTCATTATACTGATATTATCCAAATCGGAGCACGTAATATGCAAAATTTCCGTTTGTTAGAAGCAATTGGCAAGACGCAAAAACCAGTAGCACTCAAAAGAGGTATATCAGGGACCATAGACGAATGGCTTCACGCAGCAGAATACATCGCAAGTCAAGGTAATTTAAATATTATTTTTGTTGAGAGAGGCATTAGAACTTATGAAACAGCGACACGCAATACTTTAGATTTGAGTGCAGTGCCAATCATCCAGAAATTAAGTCATTTTCCCATCATTGTAGATCCAAGTCATGGTGTAGGTGTTTGGGAATATATCCCTCCGATGGCTGTGGCTAGCGTGGCTACAGGGGCTTCAGGTATGATTGTTGAAATCCATCCAACGCCCGAGCAGGCGTGGTCAGATGGCCCCCAATCATTAAAAGAAGATACCTATCTAAAGATGATGAGACAAGTAGATGTTATGGTAGAAGCCATGCAGAAGATAAGAGAAATAGAGTAG
- a CDS encoding YdcF family protein, which translates to MEVIITLLFVIPTLLFGYWLYQRPTSLWTGFYFLYFLGGLTVIFFLVLEKFNRTIAIIIAVPAALILVATALFGIYAMIIALFWNERVLLKHERLSLGNLLPLILATGLILLEILLFLIGNKINNEWILKAFGFINLSALYFMLLFMLYTLTSILYNLFPITYKVDYIIILGAGLNKDKVTPLLAARIEAGVKLYYKQVKKWQHHPTIILSGGQGSDELISESLAMKHYIDDKNYQINNLYLEEQSTTTRENLLYSQQVACKKDAITGFQNKKVVVASNNYHLLRAGKIAKELDLNIRGTGAKTRLYYLPTAFIREYIGYLVMSKRMHIIMIICLFGISLLPFLLTLLINLIK; encoded by the coding sequence ATGGAAGTTATTATTACCTTATTATTTGTTATACCAACTCTACTTTTTGGATATTGGCTTTATCAAAGACCGACAAGTTTATGGACAGGTTTTTACTTTCTTTATTTTTTAGGAGGGCTAACTGTGATATTTTTCTTAGTATTAGAAAAATTCAATCGAACAATAGCAATTATTATTGCGGTTCCCGCTGCTCTCATCCTAGTAGCAACTGCTCTTTTTGGTATTTATGCTATGATTATTGCTTTATTTTGGAATGAACGAGTATTACTAAAGCATGAACGATTATCACTCGGTAACTTATTACCGTTAATCCTTGCAACTGGACTAATCCTACTAGAAATCCTTTTATTTTTAATAGGTAATAAAATCAATAATGAGTGGATTCTAAAAGCCTTTGGCTTTATTAATCTCTCAGCTTTATATTTTATGCTACTTTTCATGCTCTACACACTCACGTCAATTTTATATAATCTCTTTCCTATTACTTATAAAGTCGATTATATTATTATACTAGGCGCAGGGCTAAATAAAGATAAAGTAACACCTTTACTAGCAGCACGTATTGAAGCTGGGGTTAAACTTTACTATAAACAAGTCAAAAAATGGCAACATCATCCCACTATTATTTTATCAGGTGGTCAAGGCAGTGACGAATTAATCTCTGAATCATTGGCAATGAAGCATTATATAGATGATAAAAACTATCAAATAAATAACTTGTATTTAGAAGAGCAGTCCACCACTACTCGTGAAAATTTGTTATATTCCCAGCAGGTAGCGTGTAAAAAAGATGCTATTACTGGTTTCCAAAATAAAAAAGTTGTCGTTGCTTCTAATAATTATCATTTACTCAGAGCCGGTAAAATTGCTAAAGAACTGGATTTAAACATTCGTGGAACAGGTGCTAAAACTAGACTTTATTACCTACCCACAGCTTTTATTAGAGAATATATTGGTTACTTAGTCATGAGTAAACGCATGCACATCATCATGATTATTTGCTTATTTGGTATCTCACTACTGCCCTTTCTTTTAACACTATTGATAAATTTGATTAAATAA
- the aroB gene encoding 3-dehydroquinate synthase yields MKEVSVSLNHCSYEITLGRNLLPKIGQWVSKMWKQQKIAIITDQTVAELYLAEVTQSLELSGFDVISYAIVPGESSKSLEMAETIYAWLADHQFTRTDGLIALGGGVVGDLTGFVASTYMRGLHFLQVPTTLLAQVDSSVGGKTAVNTKVAKNLIGTFAQPKGVLIDLETLKSLEARRIREGLAEIIKMAAIMDSELWEYLKKCGTLSEFLANSEEIIGRCCQLKAQVVASDELDQGERLILNFGHTIGHGIEVSSGLNTITHGEAVAMGMVQISQSAEQKGLTQLGTTQQLISLLKQFGLPLSYPKELNQAILQAITHDKKAQGNTIRLIVLKKIGEANIIKVPISEVRTYLI; encoded by the coding sequence ATGAAAGAGGTTAGCGTATCACTGAATCATTGTTCCTATGAAATTACCTTAGGTAGAAATTTATTACCCAAAATTGGGCAATGGGTCTCCAAGATGTGGAAACAACAAAAAATTGCAATAATTACTGACCAGACTGTGGCAGAATTATATCTAGCAGAGGTCACACAATCGTTAGAATTATCTGGTTTTGATGTTATAAGTTATGCGATCGTGCCAGGAGAAAGCAGTAAGAGTTTAGAAATGGCAGAAACCATCTATGCTTGGCTAGCAGACCATCAGTTTACCAGAACTGATGGTCTAATTGCCTTAGGTGGTGGCGTAGTAGGTGATCTAACTGGTTTTGTTGCTTCAACCTATATGAGAGGCTTGCATTTTTTACAAGTACCAACGACCCTACTGGCTCAAGTAGATAGTAGTGTCGGAGGAAAGACTGCAGTTAATACTAAGGTTGCTAAAAATTTAATTGGAACGTTTGCTCAACCGAAGGGGGTATTGATTGATTTAGAGACATTGAAATCATTAGAAGCTCGTCGTATTCGTGAAGGGCTAGCTGAGATAATCAAAATGGCTGCTATTATGGATAGTGAACTTTGGGAATATTTAAAAAAATGCGGAACACTTTCTGAATTTTTAGCTAATAGTGAAGAGATTATCGGCCGGTGTTGTCAGTTGAAAGCTCAAGTTGTGGCCTCCGATGAATTGGATCAAGGTGAGCGACTTATTTTAAACTTTGGTCATACGATTGGTCATGGTATTGAAGTTAGCTCTGGACTAAACACCATTACACATGGTGAAGCAGTTGCGATGGGAATGGTACAAATAAGTCAATCAGCTGAACAAAAAGGATTAACGCAGTTAGGCACTACTCAACAATTAATTTCGCTACTCAAACAGTTTGGGCTGCCACTATCTTATCCAAAAGAATTGAATCAAGCGATTCTTCAAGCAATAACTCATGACAAAAAAGCGCAAGGAAATACGATACGTTTAATTGTTTTAAAAAAAATTGGTGAAGCAAATATCATCAAAGTACCGATTTCAGAGGTGCGGACTTATTTAATCTAA